One part of the Phacochoerus africanus isolate WHEZ1 chromosome 7, ROS_Pafr_v1, whole genome shotgun sequence genome encodes these proteins:
- the MICALL1 gene encoding MICAL-like protein 1 isoform X1: MAGPRGALLAWCRRQCEGYRGVDIRDLSSSFRDGLAFCAILHRHRPDLLDFDSLSKDNVFENNRLAFEVAEKELGIPALLDPSDMVSMRVPDCLSIMTYVSQYYNHFASPGQAGVSPPRKGLAPSSPASEAAASVEPGDRAQDEERSSGSLAEQGAHRAPSSICAACQQHVHLVQRYLADGKLYHRHCFRCHRCSSTLLPGSYQDGPEEGTFVCAEHCARLGPGGRSGARPGPPPQPKQQQLAGEAKDVEAVGPSPKAAAGAAEAEADMPKASPEARPQIPTKPRVPGKPQELASPPASRPTPAPRRASESTAPTPPTPRPRSSLQQENLAEPGGSSVLVNGKLHEPPVPKPRGTPKLSERTPPPRKDPPWITLVQAEPKKKPAPLPPSSSPGPPPPPQPQGQDSRQVENGGVAEVAPRDLEVATPESKPYNPFEDEEEEPPAATGPALAHPESTAKSLHPWYGITPTSSPKTKKRPAPRAPSASPLALHASRLSHSEPPSATPSPALSVESLASESSSQPPSAELLEPPVVPKSCSEPAVHAPGTPGTSASLSANSSLSSSGELAQPSVDRTPQASPGLAPSARGSPGPPPAKPCSGAAPTPLLLVEDKSPAPSPGTSSPQLQVKSSCKENPFNRKPSPTASPTIKKATKGSKPARPPAPGHGFPLIKRKVQADQYIPEEDIHGEVDTIERQLDALEHRGVLLEEKLRGGANEGREDDMLVDWFRLIHEKHLLVRRESELIYVFKQQNLEQRQADVEYELRCLLNKPEKDWTEEDRGREKVLMQELVTLIEQRNAIVNCLDEDRQREEEEDKMLEAMIKRKEFQKEAESEGKKKGKFKTMKVLKLLGNKRDPKSKSSADKS; the protein is encoded by the exons ATGGCGGGGCCGCGGGGCGCGCTGCTGGCCTGGTGCCGCCGCCAGTGCGAGGGCTACCGCGGCGTGGACATCCGCGACCTGAGCAGCTCCTTCCGGGACGGCCTGGCCTTCTGCGCCATCCTGCACCGGCACCGGCCCGACCTGCT AGATTTTGATTCACTTTCCAAGGACAATGTCTTCGAGAATAACCGTTTG gccttCGAGGTGGCTGAGAAGGAGCTGGGGATCCCTGCTCTCCTGGACCCCAGTGACATGGTCTCCATGCGTGTCCCCGACTGCCTCAGCATCATGACCTACGTGTCCCAGTATTACAACCACTTCGCCAGCCCCGGCCAAG CCGGTGTCTCACCACCCAGAAAGGGCCTGGCACCCTCCTCCCCCGCATCCGAAGCAGCTGCTTCAGTGGAACCAGGAGACAGGGCTCAG GATGAGGAGCGCTCCTCGGGCAGCCTGGCGGAGCAGGGTGCCCACCGGGCCCCCAGCAGCATCTGCGCAGCCTGCCAGCAGCACGTGCACTTGGTGCAGCGTTACCTGGCCGACGGCAAGCTGTACCACCGGCACTGCTTCCG GTGTCACCGGTGTTCCAGCACCCTGCTCCCTGGATCTTATCAAGATGGGCCGGAGGAGGGCACCTTTGTGTGTGCAGagcactgcgccaggctgggccCCGGTGGGCGGTCGGGGGCCAGGCCCGGACCCCCCCCACAGCCAAAGCAGCAGCAACTTGCAGGAGAAGCCAAGGATGTGGAGGCAGTCGGCCCCAGCCCTAAAGCGGCTGCAGGGGCTGCAGAGGCTGAGGCGGACATGCCCAAGGCCAGCCCCGAGGCCCGGCCCCAGATCCCCACCAAGCCCAGGGTTCCTGGCAAACCACAGGAGCTGGCCAGCCCCCCGGCCAGCCGGCCCACACCCGCCCCCAGGAGGGCCTCGGAGAGCACAGCCCCGACGCCCCCCACGCCCCGGCCCCGCTCCAGTCTGCAGCAGGAGAACTTGGCGGAGCCGGGAGGCAGCAGCGTCCTGGTGAACG GGAAGCTGCACGAACCCCCTGTCCCCAAGCCCAGAGGGACACCCAAGCTGTCAGAGAG GACGCCACCCCCCAGGAAGGACCCCCCATGGATCACACTGGTGCAGGCAGAGCCAAAGAAGaagccagcccccctccccccaagcagTAGCCCTgggccgccaccgccaccgcagCCGCAGGGCCAGGACAGCAGGCAGGTGGAGAACGGAGGTGTGGCCGAGGTGGCCCCACGGGACCTGGAGGTGGCCACCCCGGAGTCCAAGCCCTATAATCCCTTtgaagatgaggaggaagagCCCCCAGCTGCCACCGGCCCTGCCCTGGCTCACCCGGAGTCCACAGCCAAGTCCCTGCACCCCTGGTATGGCATCACCCCCACCAGCAGCCCCAAGACAAAGAAGCGCCCTGCCCCCCGAGCACCCAGCGCGTCCCCCCTTG CTCTCCACGCCTCCCGCCTGTCACACTCGGAGCCACCCTCGGCCACCCCGTCGCCAGCCCTCAGCGTAGAGAGCCTGGCGTCTGAGAGCTCCAGCCAGCCACCCAGCGCAGAGCTTCTGGAGCCGCCAGTCGTGCCCAAGAGCTGCTCAGAGCCTGCTGTCCACGCCCCTGGCACCCCGGGGACCTCAGCCAGCCTCTCCGCCAACTCCTCCTTGTCGTCCTCCGGGGAATTGGCGCAGCCCAGCGTGGACCGGACGCCTCAAGCCAGCCCTGGTCTTGCCCCCAGTGCTAGGGGCAGCCCAGGTCCCCCGCCAGCCAAGCCCTGCAGTGgcgctgcccccacccctctcttGCTGGTTGAAGACAAGAGCCCTGCGCCGTCCCCCGGCACCTCGTCCCCACAGCTCCAGGTAAAG TCTTCCTGCAAGGAGAATCCCTTTAACCGGAAGCCGTCCCCCACAGCGTCCCCAACCATAAAGAAGGCCACCAAGGGCTCCAAGCCAGCGAGACCGCCTGCCCCAGGACACGGCTTTCCTCTCATCAAACGCAAG GTCCAGGCTGACCAGTACATCCCCGAGGAGGACATCCACGGAGAGGTGGACACCATCGAGCGCCAGCTGGATGCCCTGGAACACCGCGGGGTCCTGCTGGAGGAGAAGCTGCGTGGCGGAGCGAATG AGGGCCGCGAGGATGACATGCTGGTGGACTGGTTCAGGCTCATCCACGAGAAGCACCTGCTGGTCCGGCGGGAGTCCGAGCTCATCTACGT CTTCAAGCAGCAGAACCTGGAGCAGCGCCAGGCCGACGTGGAGTATGAGCTCCGGTGTCTTCTCAACAAGCCAG AAAAGGACTGGACCGAGGAGGACCGGGGCCGAGAGAAGGTGCTGATGCAGGAGCTCGTCACCCTCATCGAGCAACGCAACGCCATCGTCAACTGCCTGGACGAGGACCGGCAGAG ggaggaagaggaagataagATGCTGGAAGCCATGATCAAGAGGAAAG AGTTCCAGAAGGAGGCCGAATCTGAGGGCAAGAAGAAGGGCAAGTTCAAGACCATGAAGGTGCTGAAGCTGCTAGGGAACAAGCGTGACCCCAAGAGCAAGTCCTCTGCGGACAAGAGCTGA
- the MICALL1 gene encoding MICAL-like protein 1 isoform X2: MAGPRGALLAWCRRQCEGYRGVDIRDLSSSFRDGLAFCAILHRHRPDLLDFDSLSKDNVFENNRLAFEVAEKELGIPALLDPSDMVSMRVPDCLSIMTYVSQYYNHFASPGQAGVSPPRKGLAPSSPASEAAASVEPGDRAQDEERSSGSLAEQGAHRAPSSICAACQQHVHLVQRYLADGKLYHRHCFRCHRCSSTLLPGSYQDGPEEGTFVCAEHCARLGPGGRSGARPGPPPQPKQQQLAGEAKDVEAVGPSPKAAAGAAEAEADMPKASPEARPQIPTKPRVPGKPQELASPPASRPTPAPRRASESTAPTPPTPRPRSSLQQENLAEPGGSSVLVNGKLHEPPVPKPRGTPKLSERTPPPRKDPPWITLVQAEPKKKPAPLPPSSSPGPPPPPQPQGQDSRQVENGGVAEVAPRDLEVATPESKPYNPFEDEEEEPPAATGPALAHPESTAKSLHPWYGITPTSSPKTKKRPAPRAPSASPLALHASRLSHSEPPSATPSPALSVESLASESSSQPPSAELLEPPVVPKSCSEPAVHAPGTPGTSASLSANSSLSSSGELAQPSVDRTPQASPGLAPSARGSPGPPPAKPCSGAAPTPLLLVEDKSPAPSPGTSSPQLQSSCKENPFNRKPSPTASPTIKKATKGSKPARPPAPGHGFPLIKRKVQADQYIPEEDIHGEVDTIERQLDALEHRGVLLEEKLRGGANEGREDDMLVDWFRLIHEKHLLVRRESELIYVFKQQNLEQRQADVEYELRCLLNKPEKDWTEEDRGREKVLMQELVTLIEQRNAIVNCLDEDRQREEEEDKMLEAMIKRKEFQKEAESEGKKKGKFKTMKVLKLLGNKRDPKSKSSADKS; the protein is encoded by the exons ATGGCGGGGCCGCGGGGCGCGCTGCTGGCCTGGTGCCGCCGCCAGTGCGAGGGCTACCGCGGCGTGGACATCCGCGACCTGAGCAGCTCCTTCCGGGACGGCCTGGCCTTCTGCGCCATCCTGCACCGGCACCGGCCCGACCTGCT AGATTTTGATTCACTTTCCAAGGACAATGTCTTCGAGAATAACCGTTTG gccttCGAGGTGGCTGAGAAGGAGCTGGGGATCCCTGCTCTCCTGGACCCCAGTGACATGGTCTCCATGCGTGTCCCCGACTGCCTCAGCATCATGACCTACGTGTCCCAGTATTACAACCACTTCGCCAGCCCCGGCCAAG CCGGTGTCTCACCACCCAGAAAGGGCCTGGCACCCTCCTCCCCCGCATCCGAAGCAGCTGCTTCAGTGGAACCAGGAGACAGGGCTCAG GATGAGGAGCGCTCCTCGGGCAGCCTGGCGGAGCAGGGTGCCCACCGGGCCCCCAGCAGCATCTGCGCAGCCTGCCAGCAGCACGTGCACTTGGTGCAGCGTTACCTGGCCGACGGCAAGCTGTACCACCGGCACTGCTTCCG GTGTCACCGGTGTTCCAGCACCCTGCTCCCTGGATCTTATCAAGATGGGCCGGAGGAGGGCACCTTTGTGTGTGCAGagcactgcgccaggctgggccCCGGTGGGCGGTCGGGGGCCAGGCCCGGACCCCCCCCACAGCCAAAGCAGCAGCAACTTGCAGGAGAAGCCAAGGATGTGGAGGCAGTCGGCCCCAGCCCTAAAGCGGCTGCAGGGGCTGCAGAGGCTGAGGCGGACATGCCCAAGGCCAGCCCCGAGGCCCGGCCCCAGATCCCCACCAAGCCCAGGGTTCCTGGCAAACCACAGGAGCTGGCCAGCCCCCCGGCCAGCCGGCCCACACCCGCCCCCAGGAGGGCCTCGGAGAGCACAGCCCCGACGCCCCCCACGCCCCGGCCCCGCTCCAGTCTGCAGCAGGAGAACTTGGCGGAGCCGGGAGGCAGCAGCGTCCTGGTGAACG GGAAGCTGCACGAACCCCCTGTCCCCAAGCCCAGAGGGACACCCAAGCTGTCAGAGAG GACGCCACCCCCCAGGAAGGACCCCCCATGGATCACACTGGTGCAGGCAGAGCCAAAGAAGaagccagcccccctccccccaagcagTAGCCCTgggccgccaccgccaccgcagCCGCAGGGCCAGGACAGCAGGCAGGTGGAGAACGGAGGTGTGGCCGAGGTGGCCCCACGGGACCTGGAGGTGGCCACCCCGGAGTCCAAGCCCTATAATCCCTTtgaagatgaggaggaagagCCCCCAGCTGCCACCGGCCCTGCCCTGGCTCACCCGGAGTCCACAGCCAAGTCCCTGCACCCCTGGTATGGCATCACCCCCACCAGCAGCCCCAAGACAAAGAAGCGCCCTGCCCCCCGAGCACCCAGCGCGTCCCCCCTTG CTCTCCACGCCTCCCGCCTGTCACACTCGGAGCCACCCTCGGCCACCCCGTCGCCAGCCCTCAGCGTAGAGAGCCTGGCGTCTGAGAGCTCCAGCCAGCCACCCAGCGCAGAGCTTCTGGAGCCGCCAGTCGTGCCCAAGAGCTGCTCAGAGCCTGCTGTCCACGCCCCTGGCACCCCGGGGACCTCAGCCAGCCTCTCCGCCAACTCCTCCTTGTCGTCCTCCGGGGAATTGGCGCAGCCCAGCGTGGACCGGACGCCTCAAGCCAGCCCTGGTCTTGCCCCCAGTGCTAGGGGCAGCCCAGGTCCCCCGCCAGCCAAGCCCTGCAGTGgcgctgcccccacccctctcttGCTGGTTGAAGACAAGAGCCCTGCGCCGTCCCCCGGCACCTCGTCCCCACAGCTCCAG TCTTCCTGCAAGGAGAATCCCTTTAACCGGAAGCCGTCCCCCACAGCGTCCCCAACCATAAAGAAGGCCACCAAGGGCTCCAAGCCAGCGAGACCGCCTGCCCCAGGACACGGCTTTCCTCTCATCAAACGCAAG GTCCAGGCTGACCAGTACATCCCCGAGGAGGACATCCACGGAGAGGTGGACACCATCGAGCGCCAGCTGGATGCCCTGGAACACCGCGGGGTCCTGCTGGAGGAGAAGCTGCGTGGCGGAGCGAATG AGGGCCGCGAGGATGACATGCTGGTGGACTGGTTCAGGCTCATCCACGAGAAGCACCTGCTGGTCCGGCGGGAGTCCGAGCTCATCTACGT CTTCAAGCAGCAGAACCTGGAGCAGCGCCAGGCCGACGTGGAGTATGAGCTCCGGTGTCTTCTCAACAAGCCAG AAAAGGACTGGACCGAGGAGGACCGGGGCCGAGAGAAGGTGCTGATGCAGGAGCTCGTCACCCTCATCGAGCAACGCAACGCCATCGTCAACTGCCTGGACGAGGACCGGCAGAG ggaggaagaggaagataagATGCTGGAAGCCATGATCAAGAGGAAAG AGTTCCAGAAGGAGGCCGAATCTGAGGGCAAGAAGAAGGGCAAGTTCAAGACCATGAAGGTGCTGAAGCTGCTAGGGAACAAGCGTGACCCCAAGAGCAAGTCCTCTGCGGACAAGAGCTGA